In one Myxocyprinus asiaticus isolate MX2 ecotype Aquarium Trade chromosome 29, UBuf_Myxa_2, whole genome shotgun sequence genomic region, the following are encoded:
- the LOC127420073 gene encoding receptor tyrosine-protein kinase erbB-3-like encodes MRQRVLALSALIFLSLPQPATLQTQEVCTGTKNALSSTGTPAQHYNNLKERYTGCEIVMGNLEITQMENNLDFSFLGSIREVTGYILIAMNQFSRLPLDQLRVIRGSSLYEKEWALSVFHNFVGHYGLEDLGLTNLTEILEGGVQIIQNKNLSYAPWVNWRDIVRDSNARIEIQNNGQKGFCYSACEGFCWGPNKDQCQKLTKTVCAPQCHGHCFGTNPNECCHTECAGGCIGPRDTDCFACRHVNHSGACVPHCPWPLVYNQQTYQLEPNSEAMYQFGSICVTKCPAHFVVDGSACVSSCPPSKMEKEKNGIKQCEPCIGLCPKVCEGTGANHRQTVDSSNIDSFINCTKIQGSLHFLILGIKGDVFLNIPPLEPEKLKVFNTVREITGILNIQSWPNELSDLSVFSSLTTIQGRSLHKPFSLLVMKIPTLTSLGLSSLREISDGSVYISNNKNLCYHHTVDWSQIFTGNRRQRRRKNNDIKDNKPQSQCEEEGHICDPLCSDAGCWGPGPEQCLSCRNHSRHGTCVSHCNLYSGELREFAAQNGECLACHLECQPQNGGQTCQGEGADQCVACSNLMDGPHCVSTCPNGVNGEKGQTIFKYPNSAGQCEPCHHNCTRGCTGPALMDCVDPDRLVNSSHIAGIAVAVFAGIFVLLAVFVLGMLYHRGLTIRRKRALRRYLESGESMEPLDPGEKGTKVHARILKAQELRKGKLLGYGVFGTVNKGFWIPEGDSLKIPVAIKTIKDRSGRQTFTEITDHMLAMGSLDHPYIVRLLGICPGTSLQLVTQLSPHGSLLQHLRQHKDSLDPQRLLNWCVQIAKGMYYLEEHCIVHRNLATRNVLLKSDYIVQVSDFGVADLLYPDDKKYVYSEHKTPIKWMALESILFRRYTHQSDVWSYGVTVWEMMSYGAEPYAAMHPHDVPGLLEKGERLAQPQICTIDVYMVMVKCWMIDENVRPTFKELASEFTRMARDPPRYLVVIPSQNCSGADESHQRYVKVPHLEAGMEDDDDEALEDGFATPPLHLSPARSHSRHRMTSYKGTQDHITPVGYLPMTPSPGDNLRQVRAQRRKTGSVRTDSECSDGRGIVVDIEMAELTSQTGSLRRGCSRMDSAYISTSLSMASDPFTLGVEDIEEDHNGYVLHTDTPSPDRGSRSTVLHGRKPRGSRSALTPLIPKRDTTQEYELMRKQPLQLSPSPTETTDSSAVLSKPSCPASPYICSDSILPQKPDSDPAQTELSSNDATTPDGDSLKSASCEDKPVAAAASNEGNQSERHPSESVAVEGEPAEERQPQEALVEYEYMDIRTESLPEHHQNTIGESAENSGERVRNPEEMECVIREAVYQNVSELPRLRTTLGTRHQGHEGSDGTSRTYEYVDMEASGRSSSDGDQAEYQNIQVKGRPTVGEETQRTGLRSYIKVCTGVEEQSTSFDNPDYWHSRLFHKQDAVCT; translated from the exons AGATCTTGGAAGGGGGGGTACAGATCATCCAGAACAAGAACCTGAGTTATGCTCCCTGGGTCAACTGGCGGGACATTGTCAGAGACAGTAATGCTCGCATCGAGATCCAAAACAACGGACAAAAAG GTTTCTGTTATTCTGCATGTGAAGGGTTCTGCTGGGGTCCAAACAAAGATCAGTGCCAGAAAT TGACAAAAACAGTATGTGCGCCCCAGTGCCATGGCCATTGTTTTGGGACCAATCCCAATGAGTGCTGCCACACAGAGTGTGCTGGAGGCTGCATTGGACCAAGGGACACTGACTGCTTT GCCTGTCGGCATGTCAATCACTCAGGTGCCTGCGTCCCTCACTGCCCTTGGCCTCTTGTGTACAACCAACAGACCTACCAGCTGGAACCCAATTCTGAAGCCATGTATCAGTTTGGTTCAATCTGTGTAACCAAATGTCCCG CACACTTTGTTGTAGATGGCAGTGCATGTGTGAGCAGCTGCCCTCCTAGTAAAatggaaaaagagaaaaatggCATTAAACAGTGTGAGCCTTGCATTGGCCTGTGTCCCAAAG TATGTGAGGGCACTGGTGCCAATCACAGACAGACTGTGGACTCCAGTAACATAGACAGCTTTATCAACTGTACCAAGATACAAGGAAGTCTACATTTTCTGATCTTAGGTATCAAAGG AGATGTCTTTCTTAACATACCACCTCTGGAGCCTGAAAAACTCAAGGTGTTTAACACTGTCAGAGAAATTACTG GAATTTTGAATATTCAATCTTGGCCCAATGAGCTCAGCGATCTGTCTGTTTTCTCCAGTCTCACAACCATTCAGGGAAGATCTCTGCACAA GCCTTTCTCTTTGTTGGTGATGAAGATTCCCACCCTTACATCTCTGGGACTGAGTTCCTTACGTGAGATCAGTGATGGCAGTGTATACATCAGTAACAACAAAAACCTGTGTTATCACCACACCGTCGACTGGAGCCAGATCTTCACCGGTAACCGCCGGCAGCGCAGACGTAAAAACAACGACATAAAGGACAACAAACCTCAGAGCCAATGTG aggaAGAGGGCCACATATGTGACCCATTGTGTTCAGATGCAGGATGCTGGGGGCCTGGGCCAGAGCAGTGTTTGTCATGCAGGAACCACAGTCGACACGGCACATGTGTGTCCCACTGCAACCTCTACTCTGG TGAGCTACGGGAGTTTGCAGCACAAAACGGAGAGTGCCTTGCTTGTCACCTTGAGTGTCAACCTCAAAATGGGGGACAAACATGCCAAGGAGAA GGTGCTGATCAGTGTGTGGCATGTTCAAACTTAATGGATGGTCCTCACTGTGTTTCCACCTGTCCTAACGGAGTAAATGGGGAAAAGGGTCAAACCATATTCAAATACCCTAATTCAGCAGGACAATGTGAGCCCTGTCACCACAACTGCACAAGAGG ATGCACAGGCCCAGCACTCATGGACTGTGTAGATCCAGACAGACTTGTGAACAG CTCTCACATTGCAGGTATAGCAGTTGCTGTATTTGCTGGTATATTTGTGCTCCTGGCAGTGTTTGTGCTTGGTATGCTATATCACAGAGGCTTGACAATCCGCCGCAAAAGAGCACTAAGGAGGTACCTGGAGAGTGGTGAG AGCATGGAACCGCTGGATCCAGGAGAGAAGGGGACAAAAGTTCACGCTCGCATCCTTAAAGCACAAGAACTGAGAAAGGGCAAACTTCTGGGCTATGGAGTCTTTGGCACTGTCAATAAG GGTTTTTGGATACCTGAAGGAGACTCTTTAAAAATCCCAGTGGCTATAAAGACTATCAAAGACCGAAGTGGTCGGCAGACCTTCACAGAGATTACTGAT CATATGCTTGCAATGGGAAGCCTGGATCACCCATATATAGTGCGTCTGCTTGGGATCTGTCCAGGGACAAGCCTCCAGCTGGTCACCCAGCTCAGCCCTCACGGATCCTTACTGCAACACCTTCGTCAACACAAAGACAGCCTGGATCCCCAGCGTCTCCTCAACTGGTGTGTGCAAATCGCAAAG GGCATGTATTATCTTGAGGAGCACTGTATAGTCCATAGGAACCTTGCGACACGGAACGTGCTCCTGAAGAGTGACTACATAGTGCAGGTCTCAGACTTTGGAGTTGCAGATCTGCTCTATCCAGATGATAAGAAATATGTGTACAGTGAACACAAG ACACCAATAAAATGGATGGCATTAGAGAGTATCCTCTTCAGGAGATATACACATCAGAGTGACGTGTGGAGCTACG gGGTGACTGTATGGGAAATGATGTCATATGGAGCTGAGCCATATGCAGCCATGCATCCTCATGATGTGCCGGGTTTACTGGAGAAAGGAGAGCGATTGGCTCAACCACAGATCTGCACAATAGATGTCTACATGGTCATGGTCAAGT GCTGGATGATCGATGAGAATGTTAGGCCCACATTTAAAGAACTGGCCAGTGAATTTACACGAATGGCACGGGATCCACCTCGATATCTTGTAGTGATA CCTTCTCAGAATTGTAGTGGTGCAGATGAAAGTCACCAACGATACGTTAAAGTGCCTCATTTAGAGGCAGGCATGGAGGATGATGACGACGAGGCTTTGGAGGATGGGTTTGCCACTCCTCCCCTCCACCTGTCACCAGCTAGGAGTCATTCTCGCCACCGAATGACTTCCTACAAG GGCACCCAAGACCACATAACTCCAGTAGGCTATCTTCCCATGACCCCCAGCCCAGGGGACAACCTTAGACAG GTCAGAGCCCAGAGGAGGAAGACGGGCTCAGTGAGGACAGATTCAGAGTGCTCTGACGGCAGAGGGATCGTTGTGGACATTGAAATGGCAGAACTAACTTCTCAAACAGGGAGCCTTCGCAGGGGTTGCAGCCGTATGGACAGCGCTTATATATCCACCAGTTTGTCTATGGCCTCAGACCCATTCACACTAGGTGTGGAGGACATAGAGGAGGACCATAATGGATATGTGCTGCACACAGACACCCCCAGCCCAGACAGAG GTTCCAGAAGCACTGTTCTTCATGGTAGGAAACCCAGAGGCTCCAGGAGTGCCCTCACACCTTTAATACCAAAAAGAGACACCACACAAGAGTATGAGCTAATGAGGAAACAGCCTCTTCAGCTTTCTCCTTCACCCACAGAAACCACTGATAGTTCAGCTGTACTGAGCAAACCATCTTGCCCTGCTTCACCTTATATTTGTAGTGACAGCATCTTACCACAGAAGCCAGACTCTGACCCAGCACAAACTGAGCTGTCCAGTAACGATGCTACTACCCCTGATGGGGACAGCCTAAAGTCTGCATCTTGTGAGGACAAGCCAGTTGCAGCAGCAGCATCTAATGAAGGGAACCAGTCTGAGAGGCATCCATCTGAGAGTGTTGCTGTAGAAGGAGAGCCCGCAGAGGAGAGGCAGCCACAAGAGGCATTAGTGGAGTATGAATACATGGACATACGTACAGAGTCTTTGCCAGAACACCACCAGAACACTATAGGGGAGAGTGCAGAGAACTCAGGTGAGAGGGTAAGGAATCCAGAGGAGATGGAGTGTGTCATCAGAGAAGCAGTTTACCAAAATGTAAGTGAGCTCCCTAGGTTGAGAACAACACTGGGTACGAGACATCAGGGACATGAGGGTTCTGATGGCACGTCACGGACCTATGAGTATGTGGACATGGAAGCATCTGGGAGATCTAGCTCTGATGGAGATCAGGCAGAGTATCAGAACATTCAGGTAAAAGGAAGGCCAACTGTGGGTGAAGAGACACAAAGGACTGGTCTCAGATCCTACATAAAAGTCTGCACTGGAGTCGAGGAGCAAAGCACTTCGTTTGACAACCCAGACTACTGGCACAGTAGACTATTCCACAAGCAGGATGCTGTATGCACATAA